TCTCCTACGACGAGTTCGTCAACGCCAACAAGCTCATGCCCAAGATCATGAAGGAAATCAAGGGCATCGACCCCAACTCCGACGATTCCCTCGTCGCGGCCTCCGAGAAAATCAGGGCCATCTTCGACAAGTCCAAGATCCCCGCCGCCCTCAAGAAGGACATCGAGGACAACTACAAGATCCTCTGCGGCAGCAGCAAGCAGAAGACCTTCGTCGCCGTCAGGTCATCCGCGACCGCCGAGGACCTCCCCGACGCATCCTTCGCAGGACAGCAGGAGACCTACCTCAACGTCGCCTCCCTCACCGAGCTCTACGAGAAGATCATCATGTGCTGGTCCTCCCTCTTCACCGCCCGCGCAATCTCCTACAGGGAGAAGCAGGGCTACTCCCACGAGGAGGTCAAGCTCGCGGTCGTCGTCCAGAGGATGGTCAACTCCGAGTTCTCCGGGATCATGTTCACCGTCAACCCCAACAACGGGGCCAAGAACATCATCGTCGAGGGCGGATACGGCCTCGGCGAGGCCATCGTCGGCGGCGAGATCACCCCCGACACCTACACCATCGACAAGGTCAAGATGGACATCACCGACCGCAGGTTCTCCACCCAGAAGTGGAAGTACGCCCGCGGCCCCAAGGGAGGGCTCGTGAAGGTCGACATCCCCGAGGACCTGCAGAAGGCCCAGAAGATCGACGACGCCCACGTCCGCGAGATCGCCGAGATCGGGAGGCAGGTCGAGATCCACTACGAGAAGCCCATGGACATGGAGTGGTGCATCGAGGAAGGGAACGTCTACCTCGTCCAGGCCCGCCCCATCACCACGCTCAACAAGATCAAGGAGGCCAACACCTCCGAGGGACCCATCGACGGAGGGGACGTCGTCCTCACCGGTCTCGGAGCATCCCCCGGAATGGCATCCGGACGCGTATGCATCTACGACGAGGGCATGTCCCTCGATGTCATCAAGGACGGCGACGTCCTCGTCACCAAGATGACCATGCCCGACATGGTCCCCGCGATGTCCAGGTCCGTCGCCATCGTCACCGACGAGGGAGGTATGACCTGTCACGCCGCAATCATCTCCAGGGAGCTCGGAACCCCCTGCGTCGTCGGAACCGGCGAGGCCACCTCCGCCCTGAAGAACGGCGACATCGTCACCGTCGACGGATCCACCGGAACCGTCTACCGCGGAGAGATCAAGGGCAAGGCCGCAGAGCAGGCGGCACCTGCCGCAGCCACCGCCGTCTTCGCCGAGCAGGTCCCGATCACCGGCACCAAGGTCATGGTCAACATGAGCATGCCTAACAAGGCCGAGGAGATCGCCCAGCTCCCCTGCGACGGCGTCGGACTCCTCAGGTCCGAGTTCCTGTTCACCAACTACATCGGGGAGCACCCCTGCGCCGTCATCGCCGACGGACGCTCCCAGGAGCTCATCGACAAGCTCGCCGACGGAGTCGGCAAGGTCGCCAGGGCATTCTACCCCCGCCCGGTCACCCTCAGGACCAGCGACTTCAAGACCAACGAGTACCGCGACATGAAGGGCGGAGCAAACTACGAGCCCAACGAGGACAACCCCATGATCGGATGGAGGGGATGCTCCAGGTACGTCTCCGAGAACTACCGCGAGGCGTTCATGTGCGAGCTCAAGGCCATCAAGAAGGTCAGGGACGAGATGGGAATGAAGAACGTCAACATCATGCTGCCGTTCGTCAGGACCATCGACGAGGTCAAGGAGATCACCGCCATGATGGAGTCCGTCGGACTCAAGCGCGGACTCGACCTCAAGCTCTACTTCATGGCGGAGGTCCCGGTCAACATCTTCATGGCCGAGGAGTTCTGCAAGTACTGCGACTGGTTCTCCATCGGATCCAACGACCTGACCCAGCTCACCATGGGCTGCGACAGGGACTCCGACATCCTCGGAAAGATGGGCTACTTCGACGAGAGGAACCCCGGCGTCAAGGCCGCCATCAAGCACCTCATCAAGGTCGCCCACAAGTACGGCAACCACGTCAGCATCTGCGGACAGGCACCCTCCGTCTACCCCGACTTCTGCGAGTTCCTCGTGGAGACCGGAATAGACTGCATCAGCCTGAACCCCGACACCTTCGTCAAGACCAAGAAGATCATCGCTTCCGCGGAGCAGAGGGTCCTCCTCAACGCCGCCCGCAGGAACGCGGGATGCTGCGACGACTGAAACTAACTTACCCGGCAGCGATGCCGGGTTTCTTTTTTGCATCACCTGCCTTTCACTCGTGTCTGAAAAACGCCAAGAGCATTTACACTGTATAAATAACAGACAATTGTGACACTCGGGAAGAGCCCCAAACGGCATCTTGCCGATCCTTCGCTGTCGATGACGGCCATAGGGATGACTCCTGAAACCGCCATGAAGGATCTGAATGCCTTCGGGTTCATGTTCGAAGCCTTGTGCGAACGCGACCTCCTTGTGTATGCCGAAGCAACGAAGGCAGACTCTTCCATTACCGCGACTCATACGGAAACGAGATAGATGCCATTGTGGAGCTGCCCGACGGAAGATGGGGAGCGTTCGAAATCAAACTCGGCACCGACAAGATTGATGATGCCGCAAACAACCTAATCGGAATCTCGAAAATGTTCGAGGATCGCGGCGGTAGAGTCCCCACATTCCTCTGCACCATATGTGGCGTGTGCAAGGGAGCATTCAGACGCGACGACGGTGTCTATGTTGTCCTGATAACCTCCCTCCGCGAGTGACATCACTTGCCGGAATCGGATCTGGGAGTGCTGGATTTCTTCGTCTGGCTCCTCTTCATGCTGTTCGGGTTGATGACATTCGGGACACCCGGTCCGGGCTTGTTCTCTATCCTGTCCATGAGCATCCTGTTGATGTTGTTCCCGATCTCGTTGGGCATCAGCATGGTGGTGATCTCCATGAACGGGTGCTTGGAACCCTCGATGATCTTCACATCGTCGAGGGATTTCAGACCCCATCTCTTGGCGGTGGTCTCGAGCCCCAGGGGGACGTCGAGGTCGTTGGGCTCCAGGACGATGCAGTTGAAGGTCTTCAGGCCCAGCCGCTTCGCCGCCATGATGCGGTGGTGGCCGTCCACAACCAGGTACCCGTTGTGCCTCTTGATGACGATGAGCGGCTCGTTCAGACCCCTCTTCAGCTCGTACTGCCTCCCGATGAGCTCGTCCATGTAGACCTCCTTCTGCGTGGGGATCATCTGGTCGATGGGAATCTCGTGGTTGTGCACCCTGATGGTTATGTGGTTCTGCTCCTCCATGAACTTCTTGACGCTCATGACCTTGCCTGGACGGGATTTCTCAATCTGGGACCTTACGATGTCGATGTTGCTGATGATGCCGACGATCCTCTTCTCGTCGTCCACGACAGGGAGGTTCCTCAGCCCGTATCTGAAAAGCACGCGGGTGGCGTCGTCGATGCTCATCGACGGGATGACGCACAGGGTGCCGCGGGACATCTTGGAACGGAGCTTGGCCTTGGGCTCGTCCATGTAACGGAGGAGCTCCTTCGCGGTGACGTACCCGAGGAGATAGCCGTTCTCCACCACGGGATATCCGTGGAAATTGGAGTCTATAAGTTTCTCCTTGACCTCTTCGATGGTCATATCCGGCGTAACGTATTCGACGTCGCGGACCATGTAGTCGCCGACTGTGGTTGCCATACACCCAACGTATCGTGTTCGATGTATAATTGGTTGTGCCGAACATCTCCGAGGATCAGGCCCAGGCGCTCTTCCTCTGGCGGATGAGGATCCATATGAACAGCGGACCGCCGACCATCGCACTGATGACTCCGACGGGAAGTCCGCTGGAACCGGAAACCTTGGCGACGGTGTCTGCAAGGAGGATGAAAGCCGCACCGAAAGCCGCCGAAGCGGGGAGGAAATACCTGTTATTGGATCCGACGAATATCCTCGCGATATGAGGGCCGACGAGTCCGATGAAACCGATGGTCCCTGTGAAACTGACCACGGAAGCGGTCATGAACGACAGTATGATCAGCGTAGCAATACGGATCCTGTTGGCGTCCTCGCCCAAGGTGAGTGCGGACTTGTCCCCCGCATACATGACGTTGAGCTTGTTGACGAAGAAATACAGGGAAACGCCCAGCACCACGGTCGCCGAGACCATAACGGGGAGGACGTCCCAGGATACCCTGTTGAGGGAACCCACCCTCCACGAGTATGCGTCCGCCAGGGACTCGGAGGGGGCCGTGACCATGAGCACCTGCGAGATCGAACTGAACAGGAACATGACGGCTATTCCTGTGAGAATCATCGCGGCAGGAGTCATCTTCTTGAACTTCGATATGACCACGATGACTGCGGTCGGAATCAGAGAGAACACGAACGCATTTGCCATGGTCACCAAAGGGCCGCTGATGAATGGGAGGATGGAGAATCCGCTTATGATGCTCAGACATGCTCCCAGGAACGCGCCTGACGATATTCCCATCGTGTAGGGTTCCGCCAGGGGGTTTTTGAAATCGTTCTGCATGACCGCTCCGGCCAGGGCCAGCGCCGCGCCGGTCACTATCGCTCCGATCGCGCGAGGAGTACGGATATCCCAGATGTAGTAGTCGTCTCTCTCATTCACAGGATTTCCGAGAATATGATTGAAGAATGTTGAAATCGAATCCGACAGCGAGATATCATACACTCCGAACCCGAGGGTGAGTATGAACGATGCCACTACAAGAGCAGTGAACATCAGAATGAACAGGACCTTCTTCGAATTCGATCTCCTGTATTCCCTGGCGAATTCGGACGACGTGCTCAGTATATCGCCCCCGTCCTCTTGCTCTGGAAGACGATTAGTAGGAAGAACAAAGGCGCTCCGATCAGGCTCATTACCACTCCGACCGGGATGTTGGCGAGCAGGTAGGCTATGTAGTTGGAAATGAGCAACAGCAAAGCTCCCAATGCCATGGAGATGGGCGTTACGAATCTGTTATCCGACCCGATTACCAACCTGACCAGGTGGGGGGCGACGAGTCCGACGAAACCGATAATTCCCGTGAAAGCCACGATGGACGCGGTCATGATTGCCATAAGTCCGAGGCAGAGGACCCTGAACTTATGGACGTCGATTCCCAGACTGATGGCGCTGTTGTCTCCCAGGGACATGACGTTCATCTTGCTGGTGGCTAGCATGACGAATATCGAGCCGATTATGGTCACCCCGGCCATCACGGGCATGGAATCCCAGCCGATGCTCGACAGAGACCCGACCTGCCAGAGGTAAGCACTCTTCAGGGTGTCCGCATCCGTGGTCACCATCATGTACGTAATGAGGGCATTGAAGAAGTACGAGATGGCGGTACCCAGAAGAATCAGGGTAGCCGGGGTCATGCGTATCCTCTCCGATATGATGATGATCGTTATCGCGGGAACCATCGCACCCAGGAACGCATTGGCCACTAGCCCGGTCTCGCCCGCTACCCCGGAAAAAGAGATACCGACGATGATTGCCGCGACCGCACCGAAACAAGCTCCCGAGGAAATACCC
This is a stretch of genomic DNA from Thermoplasmatales archaeon BRNA1. It encodes these proteins:
- a CDS encoding phosphoenolpyruvate synthase, with product MDETTTTKRIIDVNELRVTDVPIVGGKGANLGELTSSGFPVPHAFVLTTVSYDEFVNANKLMPKIMKEIKGIDPNSDDSLVAASEKIRAIFDKSKIPAALKKDIEDNYKILCGSSKQKTFVAVRSSATAEDLPDASFAGQQETYLNVASLTELYEKIIMCWSSLFTARAISYREKQGYSHEEVKLAVVVQRMVNSEFSGIMFTVNPNNGAKNIIVEGGYGLGEAIVGGEITPDTYTIDKVKMDITDRRFSTQKWKYARGPKGGLVKVDIPEDLQKAQKIDDAHVREIAEIGRQVEIHYEKPMDMEWCIEEGNVYLVQARPITTLNKIKEANTSEGPIDGGDVVLTGLGASPGMASGRVCIYDEGMSLDVIKDGDVLVTKMTMPDMVPAMSRSVAIVTDEGGMTCHAAIISRELGTPCVVGTGEATSALKNGDIVTVDGSTGTVYRGEIKGKAAEQAAPAAATAVFAEQVPITGTKVMVNMSMPNKAEEIAQLPCDGVGLLRSEFLFTNYIGEHPCAVIADGRSQELIDKLADGVGKVARAFYPRPVTLRTSDFKTNEYRDMKGGANYEPNEDNPMIGWRGCSRYVSENYREAFMCELKAIKKVRDEMGMKNVNIMLPFVRTIDEVKEITAMMESVGLKRGLDLKLYFMAEVPVNIFMAEEFCKYCDWFSIGSNDLTQLTMGCDRDSDILGKMGYFDERNPGVKAAIKHLIKVAHKYGNHVSICGQAPSVYPDFCEFLVETGIDCISLNPDTFVKTKKIIASAEQRVLLNAARRNAGCCDD
- a CDS encoding putative transcriptional regulator, contains C-terminal CBS domains; translation: MATTVGDYMVRDVEYVTPDMTIEEVKEKLIDSNFHGYPVVENGYLLGYVTAKELLRYMDEPKAKLRSKMSRGTLCVIPSMSIDDATRVLFRYGLRNLPVVDDEKRIVGIISNIDIVRSQIEKSRPGKVMSVKKFMEEQNHITIRVHNHEIPIDQMIPTQKEVYMDELIGRQYELKRGLNEPLIVIKRHNGYLVVDGHHRIMAAKRLGLKTFNCIVLEPNDLDVPLGLETTAKRWGLKSLDDVKIIEGSKHPFMEITTMLMPNEIGNNINRMLMDRIENKPGPGVPNVINPNSMKRSQTKKSSTPRSDSGK
- a CDS encoding ABC-type Fe3+-siderophore transport system, permease component, with translation MNERDDYYIWDIRTPRAIGAIVTGAALALAGAVMQNDFKNPLAEPYTMGISSGAFLGACLSIISGFSILPFISGPLVTMANAFVFSLIPTAVIVVISKFKKMTPAAMILTGIAVMFLFSSISQVLMVTAPSESLADAYSWRVGSLNRVSWDVLPVMVSATVVLGVSLYFFVNKLNVMYAGDKSALTLGEDANRIRIATLIILSFMTASVVSFTGTIGFIGLVGPHIARIFVGSNNRYFLPASAAFGAAFILLADTVAKVSGSSGLPVGVISAMVGGPLFIWILIRQRKSAWA
- a CDS encoding ABC-type Fe3+-siderophore transport system, permease component → MAGTEESLSKGEVITEYHRQIARRIMLLAVCVVGIILFAGLFSIKMYPELSLSKAYELIWNHILGNEYPPRSYEWWADRNLWNTAMPQVVAAILAGASLAICGTLMQAIMANPLADPYSTGISSGACFGAVAAIIVGISFSGVAGETGLVANAFLGAMVPAITIIIISERIRMTPATLILLGTAISYFFNALITYMMVTTDADTLKSAYLWQVGSLSSIGWDSMPVMAGVTIIGSIFVMLATSKMNVMSLGDNSAISLGIDVHKFRVLCLGLMAIMTASIVAFTGIIGFVGLVAPHLVRLVIGSDNRFVTPISMALGALLLLISNYIAYLLANIPVGVVMSLIGAPLFFLLIVFQSKRTGAIY